The Octadecabacter arcticus 238 genome contains a region encoding:
- the mnmA gene encoding tRNA 2-thiouridine(34) synthase MnmA, with protein MPLDHPLNSLGFAKPPSQTRVVVAMSGGVDSSVVAAQLAEEGYDVVGVTLQLYDHGAALAKKGACCAGRDIHDARRVAEDMGFPHYVLDYENTFREAVIDEFADSYLAGATPVPCIRCNERVKFKDLLETAKDLDADCMATGHYIQRKMGARGAELHCAEDANRDQSYFLFSTKPEQLDYLRFPLGHLPSKDATRELARKYGLALADKPDSQDICFVPNGNYAAVIEKLRPGAAEPGDIVDTDGSVLAQHRGVIHYTIGQRRGLGIGGLADPLYVVKLDVDKKHVIVGPKEMLTTRTVPVREINWLGDDAFDAVAERHISVKIRSTKPPMEAIVRPLSATTAEIELLTPEEGVAPGQACVFYDNDSSRIFGGGWIWRGY; from the coding sequence ATGCCCCTTGATCACCCCCTCAATTCGCTCGGCTTTGCCAAGCCGCCCTCCCAAACCCGCGTCGTCGTTGCGATGTCTGGCGGCGTGGACAGTTCTGTTGTCGCCGCACAACTGGCTGAGGAAGGCTATGATGTGGTTGGTGTCACCCTACAGCTCTACGATCATGGTGCGGCGCTGGCCAAAAAGGGTGCCTGTTGTGCTGGGCGCGATATTCATGATGCCCGCCGCGTCGCCGAAGATATGGGGTTTCCACACTATGTCCTTGATTATGAAAACACGTTTCGGGAAGCGGTGATTGATGAATTCGCCGACAGCTACCTTGCTGGCGCGACCCCCGTGCCGTGTATTCGCTGCAACGAACGGGTCAAATTCAAGGACCTGCTGGAAACAGCAAAAGATCTGGACGCCGACTGCATGGCGACTGGGCACTACATACAACGCAAAATGGGCGCGCGCGGCGCGGAGCTGCATTGCGCCGAAGATGCCAACCGCGATCAAAGCTATTTCCTGTTCTCCACCAAGCCGGAACAGCTCGATTATCTGCGCTTCCCGCTGGGACATCTCCCGTCCAAGGATGCCACCCGCGAATTGGCACGCAAATACGGGCTGGCGCTTGCAGATAAACCCGACAGCCAAGATATCTGTTTCGTTCCCAACGGCAATTACGCAGCGGTGATCGAAAAACTGCGCCCCGGTGCGGCGGAACCCGGTGATATCGTCGACACAGACGGTTCAGTTCTGGCGCAGCATCGTGGCGTCATTCACTACACCATCGGACAACGCCGTGGCCTTGGCATCGGTGGGTTGGCCGATCCGCTGTATGTGGTAAAGCTGGACGTGGACAAGAAACACGTGATCGTTGGCCCCAAAGAAATGCTGACCACCCGCACGGTGCCTGTGCGTGAAATCAACTGGCTGGGCGATGACGCGTTCGATGCGGTGGCTGAACGCCACATCTCTGTCAAAATCCGGTCCACCAAACCCCCGATGGAGGCGATCGTGCGTCCCTTGTCAGCTACAACTGCCGAAATCGAACTGCTCACACCCGAAGAAGGCGTCGCCCCCGGGCAAGCTTGCGTGTTTTACGACAACGACAGCAGCCGGATCTTTGGCGGCGGCTGGATTTGGCGCGGGTATTGA
- a CDS encoding TauD/TfdA family dioxygenase, with product MTATTLTVRTDKLVVAWTDGTTATFPTIWLRDNCPSGLHPDTHERLLDLLAIDETPVLISASLDGNTAVLEFADGHISRLPISLMTAHRPGQPAVDAGDVPARLWRADHGAANIARHAAAPILSGELALKNWMQDTAEFGLTIINHLQDRTDAGVEIAELIGFLRATNFGSTFEVVNKPDPNNLAYTSVALPLHTDLPNQEVPPGYQFLHCLANEATGGGSLFADGFAMAVDLRAEDPDAFRLLCDVAIPFRFHDDSADIRVHRPVITLGSKGEVIEIRYNAHLAGIFDMPAEIMPAYYRAYRAYMAKTRDSKYRLTLKLKAGEMVVFDNRRILHGRDSFDPSTGFRHLHGCYVDRGEFFSRLRLLARKIDVAIAS from the coding sequence ATGACTGCAACGACCCTCACGGTCCGCACTGACAAGCTTGTCGTGGCTTGGACGGACGGCACCACCGCGACATTTCCAACGATTTGGCTGCGTGACAATTGCCCCTCTGGTTTACATCCAGACACCCATGAACGCTTGCTTGATTTGTTGGCAATTGACGAAACGCCAGTGCTGATTTCGGCGTCTCTCGACGGCAATACTGCCGTGCTTGAATTTGCAGACGGTCATATCAGCCGCTTGCCGATCTCATTGATGACGGCGCATCGTCCTGGTCAGCCTGCGGTTGATGCGGGCGATGTCCCAGCGCGGCTTTGGCGTGCGGACCACGGGGCTGCAAACATTGCGCGTCACGCGGCGGCACCTATCCTTTCGGGTGAACTTGCGCTGAAGAACTGGATGCAAGACACCGCTGAATTCGGTCTTACAATTATTAATCACCTGCAGGATCGCACCGATGCGGGCGTCGAGATCGCTGAACTGATCGGGTTCTTGCGGGCCACAAACTTCGGTAGCACCTTTGAGGTCGTCAACAAACCAGATCCAAACAACCTCGCTTACACGTCGGTTGCCCTGCCACTGCACACTGACTTGCCCAATCAGGAGGTGCCTCCGGGCTATCAATTCTTGCATTGCCTCGCCAACGAGGCGACAGGCGGTGGATCGCTGTTTGCGGACGGGTTTGCGATGGCAGTAGACCTAAGGGCTGAAGACCCTGACGCGTTTCGCCTGCTATGCGACGTCGCCATTCCGTTCCGTTTTCATGATGATAGCGCGGATATCAGGGTTCACAGGCCAGTCATCACGTTGGGGTCAAAAGGCGAAGTCATCGAGATCCGTTATAATGCGCATTTGGCTGGAATTTTCGATATGCCAGCAGAGATCATGCCCGCCTATTATCGCGCTTACCGCGCTTACATGGCAAAAACGCGAGATTCAAAATACCGCCTGACCTTGAAGTTGAAAGCGGGCGAGATGGTCGTCTTCGACAACAGGCGTATTCTGCATGGCCGCGACTCTTTTGATCCATCCACTGGCTTTCGACATCTGCATGGGTGCTATGTCGATCGCGGCGAATTCTTTTCGCGTCTGCGGCTTTTGGCGCGCAAGATCGACGTTGCTATCGCGTCGTAA
- a CDS encoding cupredoxin domain-containing protein, translating into MITQSIPRVILVPLMMLGTTAAMADPDHDELPGLGQVGDVSHIDQVIEVDMGEMYFCPDNFAFERGETVKFILVNSGRMVHEFAIGTEETQNVHEQEMNVMLREGMMTTRILRHDRMLASGMMHVDANARLLALDETAELIWTFSGEQDELIIACNVPGYRVAGMEGVVTIGADHLS; encoded by the coding sequence ATGATTACGCAATCAATACCACGTGTAATCTTAGTTCCCTTGATGATGCTTGGGACTACGGCGGCGATGGCGGATCCAGATCACGACGAGTTGCCCGGTCTTGGGCAGGTTGGCGACGTTTCCCATATTGATCAGGTGATAGAAGTCGACATGGGCGAAATGTATTTTTGCCCGGACAATTTTGCCTTCGAAAGGGGCGAGACGGTTAAGTTCATCTTAGTGAACAGTGGCCGTATGGTTCATGAATTCGCCATTGGCACCGAAGAAACGCAAAATGTCCATGAGCAGGAAATGAACGTGATGTTGCGTGAAGGTATGATGACCACACGCATCCTGCGACATGATCGTATGCTTGCCTCCGGAATGATGCACGTGGATGCGAACGCGCGCCTGCTTGCGCTGGATGAAACCGCTGAATTGATTTGGACCTTTAGTGGTGAGCAGGACGAACTTATTATCGCCTGCAACGTTCCTGGCTACCGCGTAGCAGGAATGGAAGGTGTGGTCACAATCGGAGCTGATCATCTCAGCTGA
- a CDS encoding IS630 family transposase (programmed frameshift) has protein sequence MGGAIKITRTDMSAKDLRRAAKRTKDGRVVRRLLVIALVLDGVDRETAARSSGMDRQTLRDWAHRFNAEGIEGLSDRNGKGAKPRLSPKQQAQFVAWVEAGPDPVKDGVVRWRCVDLQARVEEEFDVKLHVRTIGKYLTKHGFRRLSVRPEHPKTDREAQQTFKKTLPGLVNDTLPEHAKGKPLEVWFQDEARVGQQGTLTRKWAKRGTRPRAPRDIRFKWSYIFGAACPARGTAAGLVLPYVNAEAMGLHLDEIAKAVAPGSHALLIVDGAGWHGAKCLQVPDKITLVKLPPYSPELNPMENVWAYLRANKLAITVFDTYDEILDKCAQAWNFFANDPERISSITDREWARVT, from the exons ATGGGTGGAGCCATAAAAATTACGCGCACGGATATGTCTGCGAAAGATTTGCGCCGTGCGGCAAAGCGAACCAAGGATGGGCGGGTTGTACGGCGACTACTGGTCATAGCGCTGGTGCTTGATGGGGTGGATCGTGAAACGGCTGCCCGCAGCAGTGGTATGGATCGACAAACACTTCGGGATTGGGCGCATCGCTTTAACGCAGAAGGCATTGAGGGGTTATCGGATCGGAATGGCAAGGGGGCAAAACCACGGTTGTCGCCCAAGCAACAGGCGCAATTTGTGGCTTGGGTGGAGGCCGGGCCCGACCCAGTAAAAGATGGCGTAGTACGATGGCGTTGTGTCGACTTGCAGGCTCGTGTTGAAGAGGAGTTCGACGTGAAACTGCATGTGCGTACGATTGGGAAATATCTAACCAAGCATGGCTTTCGCCGCCTGTCTGTGCGTCCAGAGCATCCGAAAACTGATCGCGAAGCGCAGCAGACTTTTAAAAAAACTTTACCAG GCCTCGTAAACGATACTCTGCCAGAACATGCAAAGGGGAAGCCTCTTGAGGTATGGTTCCAAGATGAAGCCCGCGTTGGACAACAGGGGACACTCACCCGTAAATGGGCCAAGCGTGGAACTCGCCCGCGCGCACCCCGTGATATACGCTTCAAATGGAGTTATATCTTTGGTGCCGCTTGTCCCGCACGTGGTACCGCCGCAGGTCTCGTCCTGCCCTACGTCAACGCCGAGGCTATGGGGCTGCATCTTGATGAGATCGCAAAAGCTGTCGCACCCGGCTCACATGCCTTGCTGATTGTTGATGGGGCGGGGTGGCATGGCGCAAAATGTTTGCAGGTGCCAGATAAAATTACGCTCGTTAAGCTGCCACCGTATTCACCCGAACTGAACCCCATGGAAAACGTCTGGGCTTATCTGCGAGCCAATAAACTCGCAATCACAGTTTTCGACACCTATGACGAAATACTCGACAAATGTGCACAAGCTTGGAACTTCTTTGCGAACGACCCAGAGCGAATAAGTTCAATCACAGATCGAGAATGGGCAAGGGTCACTTAA
- the tnpC gene encoding IS66 family transposase encodes MDQVTALEQLLATALRRIAELEAALASMAQENADLRRQLAKNSSNSSKPPSSDGLKKPVPRSLRGKSGKKSGGQVGHRGDTLRQTATPDFVERHEAEACGTCQHGLTAGMIKAVERRQVYDIPVPRLEVTEHQAAIYCCGHCRATTTATFPDGVNAHVQYGKRIRAAAVYCNVQQLIPEDWVCQLLRDLFGATSLCAASVTNWVNGTARTLGGVVEHILARLNEGGVRHLDETGLRVAGKLHWLHSISDLAFTHYRISAKRGAVPSFLTGGTIVHDHWKSYYAHMSGVDAHALCGAHHLRELKAIEEIEKEPWACAMSVLLNSANQLKCAAQGRGETELPTSVHHGILTKYMAILTEGLAFHERQDPLARRTGARGRKARRPGHNLLVRLRDYRDDVLRFLTDFTVPFTNNQAEWDLRMMKLRMKISGTFRTLEGAQVFADIRSVISTVRKHGGNILETLTLSPQQIIARL; translated from the coding sequence ATGGACCAAGTTACTGCTCTTGAACAACTCCTCGCCACGGCTCTGCGCAGGATCGCCGAGTTGGAAGCCGCGTTGGCGAGCATGGCGCAAGAGAATGCGGATCTGCGGCGTCAGTTGGCCAAGAACAGCAGTAATAGCAGCAAGCCGCCTTCGAGTGATGGGTTGAAGAAGCCGGTACCGCGTAGCCTGCGTGGTAAGTCCGGTAAGAAAAGTGGTGGCCAAGTTGGCCACCGAGGCGACACCCTACGTCAGACAGCAACGCCTGACTTTGTGGAGCGACATGAGGCTGAGGCCTGTGGCACCTGTCAGCATGGCTTGACGGCTGGGATGATCAAGGCGGTGGAGAGGCGTCAGGTTTATGACATACCGGTGCCGCGTCTGGAGGTCACAGAGCATCAGGCAGCGATTTATTGTTGTGGCCATTGCCGAGCCACGACGACAGCCACCTTTCCCGATGGCGTGAATGCACACGTGCAATACGGTAAGCGCATTCGGGCGGCGGCGGTCTACTGCAATGTTCAGCAGCTGATCCCCGAGGATTGGGTCTGCCAACTCCTGCGTGATTTGTTTGGTGCCACCAGCCTATGCGCGGCCAGCGTGACCAACTGGGTGAACGGCACAGCGCGTACCTTGGGTGGCGTCGTCGAACACATTCTGGCCCGGCTCAATGAAGGCGGCGTTCGGCATCTGGATGAGACCGGACTTCGTGTTGCTGGTAAGCTGCACTGGCTGCACTCAATCAGCGATCTCGCCTTCACGCATTATCGCATCAGCGCCAAGCGCGGTGCTGTTCCATCCTTCCTGACCGGCGGGACAATTGTTCATGACCACTGGAAGTCCTATTACGCCCATATGAGTGGGGTGGACGCGCACGCCCTGTGCGGGGCGCATCATTTACGGGAACTCAAGGCCATCGAAGAAATCGAAAAGGAGCCGTGGGCGTGCGCGATGAGCGTGCTGCTCAACAGCGCCAATCAGCTCAAGTGCGCGGCTCAGGGGCGAGGCGAGACCGAACTCCCCACGTCGGTTCACCACGGCATCCTCACCAAATACATGGCTATCCTCACCGAGGGCCTCGCCTTCCATGAGCGACAAGACCCACTGGCTAGACGCACTGGTGCGCGAGGCCGAAAAGCCAGGCGGCCAGGCCATAACCTTCTGGTCCGCTTGCGCGACTACCGTGATGACGTCCTAAGGTTCCTTACGGACTTCACAGTTCCCTTCACCAACAATCAGGCCGAATGGGACCTGCGCATGATGAAGTTGCGCATGAAAATCTCGGGAACTTTCCGCACCCTCGAGGGCGCGCAGGTCTTCGCTGACATCAGATCCGTCATCTCGACGGTCAGAAAACACGGGGGCAATATCCTCGAAACACTCACCCTATCACCACAACAGATCATCGCGCGGCTCTAA
- a CDS encoding methyltetrahydrofolate cobalamin methyltransferase translates to MTRTVIESKTKTAIIGFDQPFCVIGERINPTGRKILNEELERGDFSRVEADAIAQTLAGATVLDINSGAVFSNKMAEDPRYADNNFVEPGLMAELVKRVQAIVDTPLCIDSSVPGALENGLAAAEGRPLLNSVTGEEDRMELVLPLVKKYNVPVVAISNDDTGISEDPDVRFEVAKRIVQRAADFGIPAHDIVVDPLVMPIGAMGTAGLQVFALVRRLREELGVNTTCGASNISFGLPNRHGINNAFLPMAMAAGMTSAIMNPVALPVGPLKIAEKKAQIEAAGIILPDDIDDETFVTLFGLGSTKPRAGKEMEAIRAANFLTNNDDGGAAWIAMNREAPKAGQEGRGRAGRVGGRRRAS, encoded by the coding sequence ATGACCCGCACCGTTATCGAATCCAAAACCAAGACCGCCATCATCGGCTTTGACCAGCCTTTCTGCGTCATCGGGGAGAGGATCAATCCGACAGGTCGCAAGATCCTGAACGAAGAGCTTGAGCGTGGTGATTTTTCCCGCGTTGAAGCGGATGCGATTGCCCAGACTTTGGCGGGTGCAACGGTGCTGGACATCAATTCCGGAGCAGTGTTTTCCAACAAGATGGCCGAAGACCCGCGCTACGCGGACAACAACTTTGTTGAACCCGGGCTGATGGCCGAATTGGTAAAACGGGTGCAGGCAATTGTGGACACCCCGCTGTGCATTGACAGTTCGGTTCCCGGTGCGCTGGAAAATGGTTTAGCCGCTGCAGAGGGTCGCCCGCTGCTGAATTCGGTCACAGGCGAAGAAGACAGGATGGAATTGGTCCTGCCGCTGGTCAAGAAATACAACGTGCCAGTGGTTGCGATTTCAAACGACGACACCGGTATTTCCGAAGACCCTGACGTGCGCTTTGAAGTGGCAAAACGGATCGTTCAACGGGCGGCGGATTTTGGCATTCCGGCCCATGACATCGTCGTTGATCCGCTGGTCATGCCAATTGGTGCGATGGGCACTGCTGGACTTCAGGTTTTCGCCCTTGTGCGCCGCCTGCGCGAAGAACTCGGCGTGAACACGACCTGCGGCGCGTCCAACATCTCATTCGGTCTGCCCAACCGTCACGGCATTAACAACGCGTTCCTGCCAATGGCGATGGCGGCGGGCATGACGTCTGCGATTATGAACCCTGTCGCGCTGCCAGTCGGCCCGCTGAAAATCGCTGAGAAAAAAGCGCAGATCGAGGCCGCAGGCATTATCCTGCCAGACGACATTGATGATGAGACATTCGTGACGCTGTTTGGTCTGGGATCAACCAAACCGCGCGCGGGCAAGGAAATGGAAGCCATCCGAGCTGCCAACTTCCTGACCAACAATGACGACGGTGGTGCTGCTTGGATCGCGATGAACCGCGAAGCCCCGAAAGCTGGCCAAGAAGGCCGCGGGCGGGCAGGGCGTGTTGGTGGACGTCGCCGCGCGAGTTGA
- a CDS encoding virulence factor: MADVVVVYWRDIPAQVIVGKGRRATKIQLSERFEQAIDRAAMKSGAASTDDYLADWRKAASYPVDGSDVDVATAEAARLEMEFDKDRLMILINNDGRADTHENDTRA; this comes from the coding sequence ATGGCAGATGTAGTGGTTGTTTATTGGCGGGACATCCCCGCGCAGGTCATCGTTGGCAAAGGTCGGCGGGCGACCAAGATCCAGCTGAGCGAACGGTTTGAACAGGCGATTGACCGCGCTGCGATGAAATCCGGTGCTGCCAGCACGGACGACTACCTCGCGGATTGGCGCAAGGCCGCATCCTATCCCGTTGACGGGTCTGACGTAGACGTGGCCACAGCAGAGGCCGCGCGCCTTGAGATGGAGTTCGACAAGGACCGACTTATGATCCTGATTAATAATGATGGCCGCGCGGACACGCACGAGAATGACACCCGCGCGTGA
- a CDS encoding Ppx/GppA phosphatase family protein, which yields MTPKRPNGAGAFPIPVEHPVPTPPDPSALYAALDLGTNSCRMLIAQPKGSQFHVVDSFSKSVQLGQGLELTGKLSRASMARTINAMRVCRQKLQRHNVKNMRLVATEACRRARNSHHFIQQVKRETGLTLEIIEPEEEARLAVISCAPLVSTKTDQLLVVDIGGGSTELVWIDLTNVPSRERPRAIMRLHSGFRQDPGPFAAAKVVDWISVPLGVATLRDQFADVEDDSARFALMSWFFEESLEKFAPSAQEQVREGFQIVGTSGTVTTVAASHLGLRRYDRTKVDGLRMTSDQINSVIHGYLKLGEAGRKADPRIGKDRQALIMSGAAILQTLMRLWPTDRLSVADRGLREGLLYQQMSAHGVLEDAPY from the coding sequence ATGACGCCCAAGCGTCCCAACGGTGCGGGCGCGTTCCCAATTCCGGTAGAGCACCCCGTGCCGACACCGCCCGATCCATCCGCGCTTTATGCCGCGTTGGATTTGGGCACGAACAGTTGCCGCATGCTGATTGCCCAACCCAAGGGCAGCCAGTTTCACGTGGTCGACAGCTTTTCCAAATCTGTCCAGCTTGGGCAGGGATTGGAACTGACTGGCAAATTGTCCCGCGCCTCCATGGCGCGAACGATTAATGCTATGCGCGTATGCCGCCAAAAGTTGCAGCGCCACAACGTAAAGAACATGCGGCTCGTCGCGACCGAAGCCTGCCGGCGTGCCCGCAATTCTCACCATTTCATCCAACAAGTGAAACGCGAAACCGGCCTCACACTCGAGATTATCGAGCCGGAGGAAGAAGCCCGTCTTGCGGTGATTTCGTGCGCGCCATTGGTCAGCACCAAGACCGATCAATTGCTGGTCGTGGACATCGGTGGTGGATCAACGGAACTTGTCTGGATAGACCTCACCAACGTGCCGTCCCGAGAGCGGCCGCGCGCGATCATGCGGCTGCATTCAGGCTTTCGCCAAGACCCCGGACCATTTGCGGCCGCCAAAGTCGTCGACTGGATTTCCGTGCCGCTGGGCGTGGCGACTCTGCGCGACCAGTTTGCGGACGTGGAAGACGATTCAGCGCGGTTTGCACTGATGTCGTGGTTTTTTGAGGAGAGCTTGGAAAAGTTCGCACCGTCCGCGCAAGAACAGGTCCGCGAAGGGTTCCAGATCGTCGGCACCTCCGGAACGGTCACGACAGTAGCGGCCAGTCATTTGGGACTGCGGCGCTATGATCGCACCAAGGTCGACGGGCTGCGCATGACGTCAGATCAGATTAATTCGGTGATCCACGGCTACCTCAAACTTGGCGAAGCGGGGCGTAAAGCCGACCCGCGCATCGGCAAAGACCGCCAAGCGCTGATCATGTCTGGCGCGGCGATCCTGCAAACGCTGATGCGGCTTTGGCCAACGGACCGTTTGTCTGTCGCGGATCGGGGTTTGCGCGAGGGATTGCTGTACCAACAAATGTCGGCCCATGGCGTTTTAGAAGACGCGCCCTATTAG
- a CDS encoding HpcH/HpaI aldolase family protein, with protein MPAPINDLKTALERGDTQCGLWLALANGTVAEIAGKAGFDWCLIDAEHGPNTLTTIATQLRALAGTPAHAVVRVPMQEDWMLKQVLDLGVQTVVVPMVNTAQQAAQVAAAVRYPNSNSGAGSRGMGAVLARASGYGEIVDYVSSANEQIFLFVQIESAQAVANVDAIAATPGVDGVFVGPADLSADMGFVGQMDAPEVIVAIDHVYARTKAAGKIVGTIVFDEKDFQNQIDRGVTFLGLGGDVYLLQKSLRSLAAKAP; from the coding sequence ATGCCGGCACCGATAAACGATTTGAAGACCGCGCTTGAGCGCGGTGACACGCAATGTGGTCTGTGGCTCGCGCTTGCCAATGGGACGGTCGCCGAAATCGCGGGCAAGGCTGGCTTTGATTGGTGCTTGATTGACGCCGAACACGGGCCTAACACGCTCACCACGATTGCTACGCAGCTGCGCGCGCTTGCTGGTACACCTGCACACGCAGTGGTGCGCGTGCCGATGCAAGAAGACTGGATGCTTAAACAGGTGCTCGACCTCGGAGTGCAGACGGTCGTGGTGCCGATGGTGAACACCGCCCAACAGGCCGCGCAAGTCGCCGCTGCGGTTCGCTACCCCAATTCAAATTCTGGTGCGGGATCACGGGGCATGGGAGCGGTGCTGGCGCGCGCTTCAGGATATGGTGAGATTGTCGATTATGTCAGTTCCGCCAATGAACAGATTTTTCTGTTCGTGCAGATCGAAAGTGCGCAAGCGGTCGCGAATGTCGATGCCATCGCCGCAACACCCGGGGTGGACGGGGTGTTCGTTGGCCCCGCAGACCTGAGTGCGGATATGGGATTTGTCGGCCAAATGGATGCGCCAGAGGTTATTGTCGCTATTGACCACGTTTATGCCCGCACCAAGGCCGCCGGTAAGATCGTCGGCACGATTGTGTTTGATGAAAAGGACTTTCAGAACCAGATCGACAGGGGGGTGACGTTCTTGGGGCTGGGTGGTGACGTTTATTTGTTACAAAAATCGCTGCGGTCTTTGGCTGCTAAAGCGCCCTAG
- the lpxB gene encoding lipid-A-disaccharide synthase has product MIAGEPSGDKLGAALMDGLINEVPEDVEFEGIGGPLMQDLRLESLFPMDELSLMGIAEILPKYRHLKRRIRQTADAVFAANPDVLITIDSPDFCLRVAQLVKAGSNVRCVHYVAPTVWAWRPKRAAKMARFIDHVLALFPFEPPYMQAAGMACDFVGHPVAAEPPVTTAEMDALGLDGPVLVVLPGSRRSEIERLAGTFVAAAQASGLAHQVVIPTLPHLADRVAELFAPLSPVIIGAARGDAAQAARTRLVAMARADIALAASGTVSLELAAVRTPMVIAYDMNWISRQIIRRMLLIDTVTLVNLVSDTRVVPEFIGVNCQSDQIAAALLAVQSDPTAQLAALDLTMDRLGRGGDAPGLRAARAVLARL; this is encoded by the coding sequence ATGATCGCGGGCGAACCTTCTGGTGACAAACTTGGCGCGGCACTGATGGACGGGCTTATCAACGAGGTGCCGGAGGACGTCGAGTTTGAGGGCATCGGTGGGCCTTTGATGCAAGACTTGCGCCTTGAGAGCCTGTTCCCGATGGACGAGTTGTCCCTGATGGGGATTGCGGAGATTTTGCCGAAATACCGCCATCTGAAACGCCGCATTCGCCAGACTGCCGACGCGGTCTTTGCCGCCAATCCAGACGTTTTGATCACCATAGACAGTCCTGACTTTTGCCTGCGTGTGGCACAGTTGGTGAAGGCGGGATCGAACGTGCGCTGTGTGCATTACGTTGCCCCAACTGTCTGGGCATGGCGCCCGAAACGAGCGGCAAAAATGGCGCGCTTTATTGATCATGTGCTTGCGTTGTTTCCGTTTGAACCACCCTACATGCAGGCCGCAGGAATGGCGTGTGATTTTGTTGGCCATCCGGTGGCCGCCGAACCGCCTGTGACGACAGCAGAAATGGATGCGTTGGGTTTAGACGGGCCAGTCTTGGTGGTCTTGCCCGGGTCGCGGAGGTCCGAAATTGAACGGTTGGCAGGGACGTTTGTCGCGGCCGCGCAGGCGTCGGGTCTGGCACATCAAGTGGTGATCCCGACGCTGCCCCATCTCGCAGATCGCGTGGCCGAGTTATTCGCGCCGCTTTCGCCCGTGATCATCGGTGCCGCGCGGGGTGATGCCGCGCAGGCCGCACGGACCAGACTTGTCGCTATGGCGCGCGCGGATATAGCGCTTGCCGCATCTGGAACCGTGTCGCTAGAACTGGCCGCAGTTCGCACCCCGATGGTGATCGCCTATGACATGAATTGGATCAGCCGCCAGATCATCCGCCGTATGTTGCTGATAGACACGGTGACGCTGGTCAATTTGGTCAGTGACACCCGTGTGGTGCCGGAGTTTATCGGCGTGAACTGTCAGTCTGACCAGATCGCGGCTGCCTTGCTGGCGGTCCAGTCTGACCCCACTGCACAACTTGCCGCGCTTGATCTGACGATGGATCGTTTGGGGCGTGGCGGTGATGCGCCGGGTCTGCGGGCCGCACGCGCCGTGCTCGCGCGTCTTTAG
- a CDS encoding LpxI family protein yields MTLALIAGLGGLPTALVAALQVPKRAVIVCEMHGFVSEVTGDFHRITFRFETLGTFLADLKTAGVTEVCMAGAIQRPKVDPSLIDAATMPLVPRLMAAMAKGDDGTLSAVVALFEEQGFAVVGAHAIAPDLLPMAGVHTQVAPPDLTAGIAAAQVALDDMGQIDLGQAMLLRGSDVIAREDVRGTAAMLQDVKTHGNGAGVTLFKAPKPNQNMRVDMPLIGPETALQAADAGLAGIVIPQGSVLVLDLPQVVATLDTHGLYLWVTP; encoded by the coding sequence ATGACACTTGCATTGATCGCTGGATTGGGTGGGCTGCCGACCGCTTTGGTGGCCGCCTTGCAGGTGCCGAAACGCGCTGTGATCGTCTGTGAAATGCATGGATTTGTGTCCGAGGTGACGGGTGATTTTCACCGCATCACGTTCAGGTTTGAAACGCTCGGTACATTTCTGGCGGATCTGAAAACCGCTGGCGTGACCGAGGTTTGCATGGCGGGTGCCATTCAGCGCCCCAAAGTCGATCCATCCCTCATTGATGCGGCCACCATGCCGCTGGTGCCCAGATTGATGGCCGCCATGGCCAAAGGCGATGATGGCACGCTGAGTGCGGTTGTCGCGCTCTTTGAGGAACAGGGATTTGCGGTCGTTGGTGCCCATGCCATCGCGCCTGATTTGCTGCCGATGGCGGGGGTTCACACGCAGGTCGCGCCGCCTGATTTGACGGCAGGTATCGCCGCAGCGCAGGTTGCTTTGGATGATATGGGTCAGATCGACCTTGGCCAAGCGATGCTGCTTCGTGGCAGTGATGTTATCGCACGCGAAGACGTTCGCGGCACCGCGGCCATGCTGCAAGATGTTAAAACGCATGGCAACGGGGCTGGTGTAACCTTGTTCAAAGCCCCCAAGCCAAACCAGAACATGCGCGTTGACATGCCGCTGATCGGTCCCGAAACAGCCCTGCAAGCCGCTGACGCTGGGTTGGCGGGCATCGTGATCCCACAAGGGAGCGTGTTGGTTCTAGACCTGCCGCAAGTCGTGGCAACCCTTGATACGCACGGTCTGTATTTGTGGGTCACACCTTGA